The Halomonas sp. HAL1 genome segment GAGCATGAACTGGGCGATGAAGGGCGCGTATTGTTGCGCCCGTCAGGCACTGAACCACTGATTCGTGTGATGGTGGAGGGGCGTGCCCATTTGGATGTCGAGCAATTGGCGCACAGCTTGGCTGATCAAGTTCAGGCATTGCTTAAATAAACGTGCCCCACTATTCGATATAGCTAGCTGGTCGATATAGCTAGCTGGCCCAGGAAAGCAAACCTGTGCTTGCAACAGCGGTTGTCTTGACAAGGCCGCTCCTATACCATTTCGCTCCACCTTGAGTGAGGAGAGTCGATGCGTACGCCTTTAATTGCCGGCAACTGGAAAATGAACGGTTCCGTGGCGTTGATCAACGAATTCGGCCAGGCCTTCTCTGCCGCCGTATCGCCAAAGGGCGTGGATGTCGTTATCATTCCGCCGTTCCCTTATTTGGATTCGGCGCGCCTTGCGTTTGAGGGCACGGGACTATCATTGGGCGCACAAACGTTGAATCCCATTCACTCTGGTGCCCATACTGGTGAAGTGAGTGGTCGTATGCTCAAAGAGTTTGCGGTCTCTTACGTCTTGGTAGGGCACTCAGAGCGGCGTCAGCTTTATAAAGAGAGCGACGAACAGATATTTGCGCGCCTGCTAGCGGCATTGAGCGTGGATATCACGCCGATTCTCTGTGTGGGGGAATCCTTGGATGAGCGCGACGCGGGCCGCACGATGGACGTGGTGCTGCGTCAAGTAGGGCATGTAATGTCTCGCCTGGAGCCAGACCAGCGCAAGCAAGTGGTTATTGCCTACGAGCCTGTTTGGGCAATTGGCACGGGACGCACGGCATCTCCTGAGCAAGCCCAGGAAGTCATGGCAGGCATTCGTGCTTACCAGGCGGGCTTTGATAAGGGGTTAGCTGAACAGCTGCGTTTGCTATACGGCGGCAGTATGAACGCAAGTAATGCGGCTGAGCTGCTTGCTCAGCCAGATATCGACGGCGGTCTAGTGGGCGGAGCCTCACTCAAGACCGATGATTTTTATGCCATTTGTCAGTCAGCAGGATAACGCCATGCAAGTTGCAATTCTTATGATCCATGTGGTGATTGCGGTCGCCCTGGTGGTACTCATTCTGCTTCAGCAGGGGAAAGGTGCCGAAGCCGGTGCGGCTTTCGGGGGCGGTGCTTCACAAACCGTGTTTGGTTCGCGGGGCAGCGGTAACTTTTTATCGCGCACGACAGCTATTTTGGCAGCGGGTTTCTTCGTTACCTCTATGGCGCTGGCTTACTTCGCCACCCAGGCTGGTCAGGCACCAGAAGCAGGTATT includes the following:
- the tpiA gene encoding triose-phosphate isomerase, with the translated sequence MRTPLIAGNWKMNGSVALINEFGQAFSAAVSPKGVDVVIIPPFPYLDSARLAFEGTGLSLGAQTLNPIHSGAHTGEVSGRMLKEFAVSYVLVGHSERRQLYKESDEQIFARLLAALSVDITPILCVGESLDERDAGRTMDVVLRQVGHVMSRLEPDQRKQVVIAYEPVWAIGTGRTASPEQAQEVMAGIRAYQAGFDKGLAEQLRLLYGGSMNASNAAELLAQPDIDGGLVGGASLKTDDFYAICQSAG
- the secG gene encoding preprotein translocase subunit SecG is translated as MQVAILMIHVVIAVALVVLILLQQGKGAEAGAAFGGGASQTVFGSRGSGNFLSRTTAILAAGFFVTSMALAYFATQAGQAPEAGIPDSRLIEQQQSVPTLDDRPAGVDNAAPVLEESSD